Below is a window of Aptenodytes patagonicus chromosome 15, bAptPat1.pri.cur, whole genome shotgun sequence DNA.
GACAAATCCAAACCGAGAATTTGTGGGTTTCCAGAACAATTTATTTATCTAAGTCAGGTCCTCTGATAGCAGTAGTGTGTATGTTGTGATAAACTGACACTGAGAAGATTTAACAATTTCTTCATTTAATAAGTGATTTTTCACTACATGGTATTGTACACTGTTATCTGTTCAAAAAAGagtaacagtttttaaaaaacaagattcTGTGAGAGATTTATATAAACCGGTGATCAAGACCAACACACCTGTGGTTGGCTTATCAGCTATTTTCTAGGCTTCTTCGTAGAACAAAGTCCTTAGGCTAAAACGCACAAAACCATTCAGGCAGATCTAGAGCCACTTCCATAACTTCCAGCTTTCTGACGCTGGCTGCCACGGGCCTGATGCCACTGTGAAACGGTCCACTCGATCGAACGTACGGAAACTGTACAAAAACGTGTTTGCTTTTACCGTGAATAGAATAAACAGCACAGCATTTCTACTTCCTATTTCAAGTCAGGACCTCCTTTTATCTCCAAGGGAAGGCGTGAATGGAAAGCCCTGCCAACTCAGTGTGGTGGGTCGTGTacaaacagttttctaagcaaaCTTTGGCTTCAGGAAAGAGACACAAACACTTAAAATAATGGCTTTAATTGAAGTATACGGAGAGGGATGTGTGTCTGAATTAAATATACATCATACCAGCCACGCTGGCGAGGTTGAAGGTTATTTCTAATGTTGACAGCAATAAAACTAACGTGTACATGAcaagacattaaaagaaaagcaatccctttaaaacaaattttaacgTAAAAAAAGTTCACAGTGGTTTGTATAAACAGTATGTAATTTCTGACAGTAACAAATTTCTACTCTCACAGCACACTAGTGCCCCCTTTAGAtcctaaagaagaaaacaagcatttaCACTACTCATTGTACAGATTCAGAAAGTCAGTTGTACAATTACCCATAATGACAGGATAAGATGCTGTGGAGTGTACAGCTGTAACACCAACGAAAGGGAAGTTTAAAACTCTTTTCCTGGGAGGGAGAAAAGTCTTTCATTTGCTGTTACAACCAGCAAATGCCATTCATcaaatcaaaaggaaaaccacaaacaCATTATCTATTTTGAGCAAGCTGAACAGTACacattacagttttaaaaatggaggttatATACTATAATACAAGTCCCAAGAAGGCAGCGCCAAAGTGACtatttctttgcttgttttgtgATCATACCCCTGGGAGGCGTTACAGGTCTGCTGGAATTGggcttctttttctctgcaggtTTCAAAATCTGAAAAGGTAGTTCAGTCATTTAGCAAAAAGTTTTCGCTTTCTTACAATCAATTAATTCACTTCACTGACATTATACGGGTCATCTGGACTGGTCATAAATGTGCCAAGAAATAAATGCGTTTCCTACTCAGAGCTATGACAGGGCTTAGAGCAGCTGATCGGAGAGCCCGTGCCAATGGAAGCAGGCTAACAGCCGGTCACTTTGCCTGGATGATTTAATTCCAGGGTAGAACAGTTCATCTACTCACAGCAGCAAGGGCTTATCACATTTTTGAAGACATGAGTGCAAACACAGCCCTGTCTACATGTGGTATCTGTAAAGATCTATTTGAAACAAGCATTATGGTTTTGTAAAGTATCAattcaaaataaagcaagtttAAAGCGTGACTACACTAACCAGGAGGTAAAATCTTCAGATACCGTACCTGAAAAGAGCACATTAGAGTTTCATCCACACTCATCATGGCACCCGCATTATCAAATTCTCCACAGTAATTTGGGGCAGAAAAGAGAGTTACCAATTGCCTTTTTGCAAAAAACTCATATCCATCTTCAACAACCtttagagagaaaagcagaaatattagaCTGGGCAACTTCTTCCTGCCAAGGTGCAAAGCTGCTTGAAGAGCACCAGCAACTGAAAAGCTGGCTACGTCTAAGGAGCACGAGTTCCAAACTTTTACACCAAAACAGGAAGAACATCACAGGACCCAGTTCAGCAGAGTCCACTAGCAATGAGAAAAACAGGATTCTGCCAGGTGCAAGACAATCTTGTTCAGGAACCAGAGTCCCAGTTTAGacgtattaagaaaaaaaaaaaatgttaattgcaAGGGTTGTTAAACATTGGGACAAGTTGTTCAGAGACAGTGGAATCTCGATCCTTGCAGATATTTAAAACTTGGCTGGACAAGATTCTCAGCAACTCGGGCTTACGCTGGTTTGTCCTGTGTTGAGTACACGTGTgtagggttggaccagatgaccacCTCAGGTCCCTCTGAACCTAAGTTATTCTATGGTTtaatatgcaaaattaaaatacctGATGAGCTCTACATATGAGGTCCAAATCATGTTTATGGAGAAACTTAGCAACCACTTCAGCACCAAACGTGAAGGACACTCCTCTGTCATTTTCACCCCATCCTAAGACATCCTTGTCAGGGTCAGACCACAGGAGATCACAGAGTAGACCTTGATCTGGTACATCAGTGGGGCGCATAATTCGTCTTATCTGTTCCATTGACTGAAGGTCTGGTGACAAGCCTGTTCAGAGTTAAGACACGCGCAGTTCACATTTTAGTCCAACTCTGCTCCGCAAGATTGAGGTATTAATTCAAGACAAAAGTAACTTGTATTCAAACCGATTCACCGTTGCAATTTTACGTAGTTCAATGACAATgttaacttacatttttttaatccagcatTTGTTTTAAACCTTTTGTAACAGGAAAGTCACCTTCTAGAAGATTTACTGGGAGCAAGATAAGCAAAGCCATTTCCACATTTTACAGGATTACAATAATCTCACTGTAATATTTTGCAAGTGTCTGTTAAAAGAGCTGTTAAGTAAAAGAGGCGTTAATACTAGAAATCACAGTGTATGTTTATTTTAACAATCAGGTCTAGTAAGATGAAATCCCATATCAAACAGACCTCATACCATTTTTCACTGATATGTCTCCCTGGGCAACTGTAATTACTTGCAAGCGATGAAACATTTAAGGTGCAACATGTATTTTATTACTTTGAAAAGCTGCATGAAGCAAGTATCACATAGCATAACAGAGCCAATTTCTACAAATGAAGCACCAAACCcctcaggctggacggggctttgaacaacctgatctagtgaaagatgtccctgccgatGGCAGGGCGGACTCTACTAAACCATCTTTAAAAGGtgccttctaacccaaaccatcctatgaaaACATATGTTTTCAGAATGCACATAAAACTTCTAGTCACGCAAGtctaaaaaaaacctgcaaggatTCTTTACTCAAAAGGAGAGGCTATTAGTATGCCTTTTGgtataaaaggaaaagcagatcaTTGTGTCTGAAGCTACAAAACTACCAGCTCAATGATTCACAAAAGTGACACTAATCAAGCTCAACCCTACCTCATACACGAGccaagggagagaaaaatcccTGAAGTTTTGAAGCTTCAGCAACGTAAACATGAAATTGCCATGACTGATACTAGAGTATTACAGTTTCTCAAATATCAACTAAGGAACTGTTACTTACCCCCATGACAGCAGAATATTTTCTCATCCACAATAGCTGCAATTGGTAAACAGTTGAAACAGTCTGTGAAGGTTTTCCACAGCTTAATATTGTATCTTCTCTTACCTGGAAGACATTTGGGAGAAAGAACAGTCAATATGCTTTCCTAACACAACTACAACCAACCTAACGTGGCTGCTTTAAGTTTACTAAGACTTGCAAAAAGTTAGCATTAAAGCCTATACACAATTTATCTTCTCTGATACCAACTGACATACTTCATTGCTTATAAGAAAGTTGCAAAGGTCTCTTTCAGTGTGGCAGAGCGCTCTGAAGTGGTGCTGAGGATAGCAGAAGTCTGTTCAACAGAACAACATTCCATTGTTGGCAGCCAGACTCTCCAGTCCcaactttgcttttgaaaattagatccatttcagaaaatcttgccatttgctgttttcttcagggGAAGACAGCAATTCTTGGAAAGCAGATTTCCTTTAAACTCATGCTAGTACTTTATCACATAAAGTCTCTCTAGGCAAAGAAggactgaaaaatgaaactgctACAGTTTTACTTTCAAAGGGACTCTCCCAACAGATATGAACCCTGAACATATTTGCGATATATGACTAAGCCTGTGATTAATCTCTGAGGAGTCAACTCTGAAATACCACACATCTTTGTTTCCTCATTGAAGGAGAACAAAACATGGAGAGTACATCTTGTAAGCTACAAGCCAAGCGTGTCCCACAACAGAAGTTGTGAGAATGCTTCAGTGCACAATTAATTTAACAGTTTAATCTCTTCTACGTTATCTGGATTTATTAAATCACATCCTTTGAAACATGAACATGCACTTCTACTTCACAGCAAAATTACTTGTTATGTTAGGGTAAGGTCTACGTATAGCC
It encodes the following:
- the PPP1CC gene encoding serine/threonine-protein phosphatase PP1-gamma catalytic subunit; protein product: MADIDKLNIDSIIQRLLEVRGSKPGKNVQLQENEIRGLCLKSREIFLSQPILLELEAPLKICGDIHGQYYDLLRLFEYGGFPPESNYLFLGDYVDRGKQSLETICLLLAYKIKYPENFFLLRGNHECASINRIYGFYDECKRRYNIKLWKTFTDCFNCLPIAAIVDEKIFCCHGGLSPDLQSMEQIRRIMRPTDVPDQGLLCDLLWSDPDKDVLGWGENDRGVSFTFGAEVVAKFLHKHDLDLICRAHQVVEDGYEFFAKRQLVTLFSAPNYCGEFDNAGAMMSVDETLMCSFQILKPAEKKKPNSSRPVTPPRGMITKQAKK